From the Tigriopus californicus strain San Diego chromosome 4, Tcal_SD_v2.1, whole genome shotgun sequence genome, the window GCCAAAGCCAAGGCTGAAACGAATAGAGGGCAATTACCCCGAATGGCATCTGGGGTGTGACcgttatggttttctatgggtgTGACAGACAACCTGTGAAGACCACGAACGCAAACAACCGCCGTGGTCACTCGGATGCGCCAAAGGCTGGGGGTAGGTATCTGGTTTGAAAAACACGATGGACTCTAAAACAATGTACGAAAACAtctctttttaaaaaaggttCTAGTTTGTAAATCTCCAGTTATTTCATGGGGCTTACGGGTGATTTCCTTGTTggaatttgcatttcattttgacttgaacATTTACAACTTGTTCATGGCACAAATCTTTTCTTGACCTCGGCAGCGTAACAGATTTGCCAACAGAAGAAAGTAATTGCCAAATGGGCATCGTTTACCATAATCCAAACAGTACTTATGACACCAATCGTGATTTGCTCTATTCCCATTCCTTGGAGCTCTGAGCTTTCACACACAATGTAGCCTTAAAaatggacttctagaaatatggactgtgaacgagcttcccgccaaatcattctgctcttggtcgttgcgcctctgagccacttttcgaatcaaagtaataaggtaaggaatgtagatctcTTCAGTCAaaggtaggtcaattttatatcatttacttgtaaaatggTTCGTTGCCaagttatgttgtccaaaCCTTATTTGGCggaccaagagcaggtcgcAAATTCGACTTTTTTGTAGTGTTtaccacataactttggatATATCTTTCTATGTTCCCTAAACATagttttgaactcaaattGGGCCAAGTTCGTCAATTCAACCAGATATTATGtgcttatttgaaaaaaaattaaaggttTTAGGTAATCAAatgtttttgcttccgttAGAAGTCCACaactctagaagtccgtgccttAAATGATCAAAATAGGAATTGATATGGAAAACTTGGTGATCATGACGTTAAACACTGCAACCATTTTCCAGTTCAAAAAACCCTCAAATTTTGCACGAACGAGAGTTCGAGTACGAACTCTTGCAAGTCCATCCCAGCTTATTGGGACATGGAGGAAGACATGAAGGACAGGGAAGAGTTGTGCTGGGTGTGCCTTGACAAAAGTTATGTCTCAATAGTCCCTGCCTATGAATCATAGGTgagacaattttttgaaatacaatCCTGGCTTGCTTTTGATATGGTCTTTGTTGCCATTTCAGAGATTAGAGTTATTGCATTATGTACTGGAGATTCCATTGTCTAAAAGAGCGAGGTTCCTTGCCATCGAAATATGCATACGacagaacaagaacaaaaaaatatatcaggAAGCATCTTTTATTACCGCCGCGTTAGTGAGAATAAACcatgttttttgttttccaatgCAGTTTTGTATTCCATGCATTGGTCTGgtttgttttgctttgctttACGTAGATAAACAACGATGACCATGAGAAAGACGTCAATGtttaaatgaataaaaaacgCAAATTCCCACAGTAAAATAATTCACAAGCACCAGATTCCATTCGGGGTGACTTGTATGCAGTcgtttcagcctttttgcatttgctCCCTTGATCGTTTTTGGCTGATAAATGGCTAAGTTCACTGTGTTCAGTTTTGGGTTACGAAATCTACCCTTGCCGTGGCCCTTGGAAGAACATGACCCAATCCACGGGCAGTAGTGCCATCCATTGGTTCCGCAAAGGTTTGCGACTTCACGACAATCCCGCGCTTTTGTCCGCCTTAGCCCAACCCGGGGAATTGCGACCCTTGTTCATTTTGGACCCTCATTTTGTGGCGCATGCCCATGTGGGTGTCAATCGTTGGCGATTCCTGCAACAATCGCTCCAGGATCTGGATGATCAACTCCGAGCCCGTGGCTCCCGATTGTTTGTGGCCCGGGGTCAACCCGAGACAATCCTGCCAGAGCTGTTTAAGGTACAACACCCCCTTGGGCCCCTTGGGCCCTTTGGAAAGAGTTCTCATTGGGTTGGATTCATTTTCTGTTATTTATGTATTGATAAGAACTCCTCTGGTTTGACCCTTGAAGCAATGGCGCGTCCAATGGTTGACCTTTGAGGTGGATACCGAGCCTTACGCGCTCAAACGCGATGCCCAAATTGAGGCTTTGGCTCAAGAGGCGGGTGTGGTGGTGGATAGCCGCATCTCCCACACGTTGTACAGCGTTCATCGGGTGATCCAGGTGATTGGAGGAGCACATTGTGGGGACAGGGGCAATGCCATCATCAGATCTGATTTGATTCCATGTATCATCTAGGCCAATCATGGAAAAGCACCCCTCACCTATGTGAGCTTCCAGAAAGTGGTGGCCAAATTGGGCGATCCACCCACAGCCGTGGCATGTCCGCCCACTTTTCCCACCCAGTCGCAATTGAGTAGTCCGGCAGATCTGAGCGATGTGCGTTACAACGTGCCTGAACTCGAGGAATTGGGCGTGAAAGCCGCCGAGCTCAGGACTTGTCGTTTTCCCGGGGGCGAGACTGAGGGTCGGCGACGACTCCAAGAATACCTCTCCGATAAGAGGGCGGGTTGGGTGCGAGCCTTCGAGAAACCGCAAACCCCTCCCAACTCGTTGGAGCCGTCCACCACTGTCCTGAGCCCGTACCTTAAATTTGGCTGCGTCTCGTCCCGCGAAATGTATTGGCGGTTGCAGGACATCCTGAAGAAGGGCAAACATTCGCAACCCCCGGTTTCGTTGGTGGGTCAGCTCCTTTGGCGGGAGTTTTACTATGTGGTGGCCGCGGACACGCCGCACTTTGACCGGATGAAGGGCAATCCATTGTGCAAGCAGATCCCCTGGGATGACAATCCGGAGTACTTGAAAGCTTGGTCCGAGGCCAGAACCGGGTATCCTTGGATCGACGCAGTCATGATACAATTGCGCGATGAGGGCTGGATCCATCATTTGGCTCGACACGCCGTGGCTTGCTTTCTCACCCGGGGCGATCTGTATCTCTCTTGGGAAGACGGTAAATTGACGGCTGGATTGCATTTCCCAGCTGCATTGGCCTCTCTCATGGGTAAGGTGTTGTTCTTGTAGGGCAGCGAGTGTTTGAGGAACTTCTGCTGGATGCAGATTGGGCTCTCAATGCGGGTAATTGGATGTGGTTGTCCGCATCCGCGTTCTTTCATCAGTATTTCCGCGTTTACAGTCCCGTGGCCTTCGGGAAGAAAACCGACCCCACGGGCGAATACATCCGAAAATATGTACCCAAGCTCAAAAAATATCCCAAAGAGTACATCTATGAGCCGTGGAAGGCCCCATTGTCCGTTCAAAAGGCCGCTGGCTGTATCATCGGAACGGATTATCCCAAGCCCATTGTGAACCACGATACCATCCACAAGGTGAATATTGGTCGTCACAAGGCCGCTTATAGCCAAGGCAAGGACTCGAACCAGGCATCGGGGACCACAAAGCCGGCGAAAAGACCAGAGACAGGGTCTAAAGGACAAACATCCATGACCAAGttcatgaagaagaaataaatttgaatggaTCTGAGAATTGCGGCCTTCATGTCCTTGCCGGACTTGATGATCATGTTGGATTTTCCGAAAAAGGGCCAATGAATACGGTATAGGTTTTCAGAGAATATCTGAGAGAATCAGAGTAACCGGGGTATTTTTTAGCTTTCTATTAGCTAGTTGTATGTCTCAAGTAAACAGGCTATCTCTCTGATGTACCATCTTCTTTTATTGGATTTGGCAATTGATTTTCTAGATTTTACGATTGTTCTCTTCATGGTTTGGTGTGTCTAAAACGATGATAGTTTTAGTTATTCatggtttcaaagttatctTGTATTTGTTGAGTGTGGCTCGAGTTACGATGCGATAGAGGGAGGGGGGGCGTGAGTGAGTTAGTATAAATAGGAAGGTAACGAATTGGATGAAGTGCATTTATGTCTGAAATGACTTACTGGGAAATTTCATACCACTAATTGTTGGGAATCCGTGTGAATGACATCgatgaatggcaaaaaaaggtCAGGATTCTTTCAGATATTAGAATGCTCAAGTCGAGCCTCAAGAGCATGTAGTATTTTATTAACCTCATGCTTTATCTTACTCATGACGGTCTTACTAAAAACGGATTTCCCGCCACAAATGGGGCGAAGAACTACGCCGAgatcaagaggaaaaaaaagtgtttatgTTTCAAGGAGTAGCCTAACCGCAGAGTAATATGGATTTATATATTCTATTTAGGCTCCTTTTATCCCAAATTGAGTgagtcaaaaatatttcaaagtatCTGAAATCGTAGAAGGTAGAGTGTCGCCCCATGGCGCAATGTTGGGGCGCCACCAGGCCATCCTGTCTGGTCACGCGCTATTTTCCCGCCCAATATTTGGCCCGACCGAGACTCGTCCGATTCTCCCTGGCCAGAACACTGGTGCGGTCACGCCCTGGCGGTTTAGGAGTATCTGCATGCGCCTGTGCCTAGATGCGGATTGGACCCGTAAAGTGAAGTCCAACCTCGTCTTGGCCTATTACTTGGACTCCGTGCCGTGCTCGgccatgatttcaaattttggaccCTGCCCTTGATCAGGCCCATCTAGTTTTCCCATGTGTTTTCACATTGCTAGTAGGCCAAAAAGTAACTCATTCTGGGCCAAAATATGACATGTCAATGGGCATATTGATTGGGCTGACTTAAAATGATTGTCTTCGTGCTTTGTTTAACGTCCATAGCAGTTTTATTTATCGTTTTCTCCCAACAACTGAAGGAAACTGGAAGCTGTGGGACTTATCCTTTCAGCCATACTCAACaatcattcatgaatgaacACTGAATCTTTTCTGGTCAAGGCCATCTATGATAGTACCCCAGTCATGGCTATTCGCTTTTTAATTGCCTTGCATTTGCATATTCATAGTTTTAATCGCATTTCATATATAACATTTAGTCGCTTCTAAGTAACTGGCCGTGTCAGCCATCCCACTGGACGATTGGGAAAAAAAANGAAACTGGAAGCTGTGGGACTTATCCTTTCAGCCATACTCAACaatcattcatgaatgaacACTGAATCTTTTCTGGTCAAGGCCATCTATGATAGTACCCCAGTCATGGCTATTCGCTTTTTAATTGCCTTGCATTTGCATATTCATAGTTTTAATCGCATTTCATATATAACATTTAGTCGCTTCTAAGTAACTGGCCGTGTCAGCCATCCCACTGGACgattgggaaaaaaaacttacaacACTcctcaatttca encodes:
- the LOC131879195 gene encoding cryptochrome-2-like isoform X1 — encoded protein: MTQSTGSSAIHWFRKGLRLHDNPALLSALAQPGELRPLFILDPHFVAHAHVGVNRWRFLQQSLQDLDDQLRARGSRLFVARGQPETILPELFKQWRVQWLTFEVDTEPYALKRDAQIEALAQEAGVVVDSRISHTLYSVHRVIQANHGKAPLTYVSFQKVVAKLGDPPTAVACPPTFPTQSQLSSPADLSDVRYNVPELEELGVKAAELRTCRFPGGETEGRRRLQEYLSDKRAGWVRAFEKPQTPPNSLEPSTTVLSPYLKFGCVSSREMYWRLQDILKKGKHSQPPVSLVGQLLWREFYYVVAADTPHFDRMKGNPLCKQIPWDDNPEYLKAWSEARTGYPWIDAVMIQLRDEGWIHHLARHAVACFLTRGDLYLSWEDGQRVFEELLLDADWALNAGNWMWLSASAFFHQYFRVYSPVAFGKKTDPTGEYIRKYVPKLKKYPKEYIYEPWKAPLSVQKAAGCIIGTDYPKPIVNHDTIHKVNIGRHKAAYSQGKDSNQASGTTKPAKRPETGSKGQTSMTKFMKKK
- the LOC131879195 gene encoding cryptochrome-1-like isoform X2, which translates into the protein MTQSTGSSAIHWFRKGLRLHDNPALLSALAQPGELRPLFILDPHFVAHAHVGVNRWRFLQQSLQDLDDQLRARGSRLFVARGQPETILPELFKQWRVQWLTFEVDTEPYALKRDAQIEALAQEAGVVVDSRISHTLYSVHRVIQANHGKAPLTYVSFQKVVAKLGDPPTAVACPPTFPTQSQLSSPADLSDVRYNVPELEELGVKAAELRTCRFPGGETEGRRRLQEYLSDKRAGWVRAFEKPQTPPNSLEPSTTVLSPYLKFGCVSSREMYWRLQDILKKGKHSQPPVSLVGQLLWREFYYVVAADTPHFDRMKGNPLCKQIPWDDNPEYLKAWSEARTGYPWIDAVMIQLRDEGWIHHLARHAVACFLTRGDLYLSWEDGQRVFEELLLDADWALNAVPWPSGRKPTPRANTSENMYPSSKNIPKSTSMSRGRPHCPFKRPLAVSSERIIPSPL
- the LOC131879195 gene encoding cryptochrome-1-like isoform X3; this encodes MTQSTGSSAIHWFRKGLRLHDNPALLSALAQPGELRPLFILDPHFVAHAHVGVNRWRFLQQSLQDLDDQLRARGSRLFVARGQPETILPELFKQWRVQWLTFEVDTEPYALKRDAQIEALAQEAGVVVDSRISHTLYSVHRVIQANHGKAPLTYVSFQKVVAKLGDPPTAVACPPTFPTQSQLSSPADLSDVRYNVPELEELGVKAAELRTCRFPGGETEGRRRLQEYLSDKRAGWVRAFEKPQTPPNSLEPSTTVLSPYLKFGCVSSREMYWRLQDILKKGKHSQPPVSLVGQLLWREFYYVVAADTPHFDRMKGNPLCKQIPWDDNPEYLKAWSEARTGYPWIDAVMIQLRDEGWIHHLARHAVACFLTRGDLYLSWEDGKLTAGLHFPAALASLMVPWPSGRKPTPRANTSENMYPSSKNIPKSTSMSRGRPHCPFKRPLAVSSERIIPSPL